Proteins from one Candidatus Jordarchaeales archaeon genomic window:
- a CDS encoding HEPN domain-containing protein, whose product MRGEALRWFNEALWDLDTAKILYRERRFNAAAFYSHQAAEKACKALLYNVNEAPWGHSVRELL is encoded by the coding sequence ATGAGGGGTGAGGCTTTAAGATGGTTTAATGAGGCTTTGTGGGATCTTGATACAGCCAAAATTCTATATAGGGAGAGGAGATTTAATGCGGCTGCATTCTACTCTCACCAAGCAGCTGAAAAGGCTTGTAAGGCGCTTCTCTACAATGTTAATGAGGCTCCATGGGGGCATAGTGTTAGGGAGCTCCT